Proteins found in one Pseudoxanthomonas sp. SL93 genomic segment:
- a CDS encoding MBL fold metallo-hydrolase, giving the protein MTTVAIHARFDQATNTVSYLAWDPATRQAAILDPVLDYDHRTGAAGLVSADALLDVAAAEGLAIAWILETHAHADHLSAAPYLKQKTGARIGIGEHIRDVQRVFAPVFNLSGVSGDGSEFDQLFADGESFALGDLRVDVLHTPGHTPACVSYRIGDAVFVGDTLFMPDYGTARADFPGGDARTLFRSIQKLLALPDETRLFMCHDYKAPGRDHYAWETTVAEQRARNVHIGGGTAEDAFVSMREARDATLPAPALLLPSLQVNIRAGRLPDPEPNGTRYLRIPLSGPMD; this is encoded by the coding sequence ATGACGACCGTCGCGATTCATGCCCGGTTCGACCAGGCGACCAATACGGTCAGCTATCTGGCGTGGGACCCCGCCACGCGGCAAGCAGCCATCCTCGATCCCGTGCTGGACTACGACCATCGCACCGGCGCCGCCGGTTTGGTGTCGGCGGATGCGTTGCTTGACGTCGCGGCAGCCGAAGGCCTCGCGATCGCCTGGATACTGGAAACCCATGCCCATGCGGACCATCTTTCCGCCGCCCCCTACCTGAAGCAGAAGACGGGCGCGCGGATCGGCATCGGCGAGCACATCCGTGACGTGCAGCGCGTGTTCGCGCCCGTGTTCAACCTGTCTGGCGTGAGCGGCGACGGCAGCGAGTTCGACCAGCTCTTCGCCGATGGCGAATCCTTCGCACTGGGCGACCTGCGGGTGGATGTACTGCACACCCCGGGTCACACCCCTGCATGCGTGTCCTACCGCATCGGCGATGCGGTATTCGTCGGCGACACGCTGTTCATGCCGGACTACGGCACCGCGCGTGCCGATTTTCCGGGCGGCGATGCTCGCACGCTTTTCCGCTCCATCCAGAAACTGCTTGCGCTGCCGGACGAGACCCGGCTGTTCATGTGCCACGATTACAAGGCGCCCGGCCGCGACCATTACGCGTGGGAAACCACGGTGGCGGAACAGCGCGCGCGGAATGTCCACATCGGCGGTGGTACCGCCGAGGATGCGTTCGTCTCGATGCGCGAAGCGCGCGACGCCACCCTGCCCGCGCCCGCCTTGCTGCTGCCTTCGCTGCAGGTCAACATCCGGGCCGGCCGGCTGCCGGATCCGGAGCCCAACGGCACGCGCTACCTGCGGATCCCGCTGTCGGGGCCGATGGACTAG
- a CDS encoding murein L,D-transpeptidase catalytic domain family protein, with translation MKTIPLATACAGLLALCASNATQAAPPAGAPDRMVEALHRAAPALDRKVLSMAARAMTCSLRRGDTTPANRLSVIDYSRPSTQPRLWVFDLDKQRLLFEEWVAHGRNTGENLATRFSNATGSYMSSLGAFQTEESYVGGNGYSLRLRGLEPGVNDKARERAIVIHGAPYVSNDLIRAQGRLGRSLGCPAVRTAVARPLIDTIRGGSFVFAYYPDPEWLRHSPLLSADCGTGAATQGQAAVHAGGH, from the coding sequence ATGAAGACGATCCCCCTTGCCACCGCCTGCGCGGGCCTGCTGGCCCTCTGCGCCTCCAACGCGACCCAGGCTGCGCCACCGGCCGGGGCGCCGGATCGCATGGTGGAGGCCCTGCATCGGGCCGCCCCGGCGCTGGACCGCAAGGTGCTGTCGATGGCGGCGCGGGCGATGACCTGCTCACTGCGCCGCGGCGATACGACGCCAGCCAACCGGCTGAGCGTGATCGACTATTCGCGGCCGTCCACGCAGCCACGGCTGTGGGTGTTCGATCTGGACAAGCAGCGCCTGCTCTTCGAGGAATGGGTCGCGCATGGCCGCAACACCGGCGAGAACCTGGCGACGCGGTTCTCCAATGCGACCGGCAGCTACATGTCCAGCCTGGGCGCCTTCCAGACGGAGGAGTCGTACGTGGGTGGCAATGGGTATTCCCTGCGCCTGCGCGGGCTGGAGCCCGGCGTCAACGACAAGGCGCGTGAACGCGCCATCGTCATCCACGGCGCGCCCTACGTCAGCAACGACCTGATCCGCGCGCAGGGCCGGCTGGGCCGCAGCCTGGGATGCCCCGCGGTGCGTACCGCGGTGGCGCGTCCGCTGATCGACACCATCCGCGGTGGATCGTTCGTGTTCGCCTACTACCCCGATCCCGAGTGGCTGCGCCACTCGCCGTTGCTGAGCGCGGATTGCGGCACGGGAGCGGCCACGCAGGGGCAGGCCGCCGTGCACGCCGGCGGGCACTGA